The genomic DNA ACCCAGAGGATTCACCTCACGAACATTGAACCCAGCTGAGAAGAACTATTCACAACTAGATAAGGAAGGACTAGCAGTGATGTTTGGAATAAAACGTTTCCATAAGTACATTTATGGACGGAAATTCACAATAGTGAGAGATCACAAGCCCTTGTTGTCACTTTTCAGTGAGATGCGAGCCGTACCACAGATGGCCTCACCCTGAATCCAACGATGGGCGGTAACCTTGAGAGCCTATGAATACACAATAGTGTATAAAGAAGGGAAGTATCACTGCAATGCAGATGCCCTGAGCCGCCTTCCTTTACCGGAGGAAGCGGAAGTTGAGAGGCTGGAAGAGAGGGTTAAAAGGGGAGGAGTTTGCCCCATATGAGGTGAGGAAACATGAACTCAGTATCCAGAATGGATGTGTGTTATGGGGCTGGAGAGTGATTGTGCCAAAACCAGGCTGAGAAAAAGTTATGAGACAGCTTCATGAATGCCACCCAGGAGTGTCCAGAATGAAAGCACTGGCTAGGAGTTATGTGTCGTGGCCAAAGTTGGACAAAGAGTTGGAGGATATGGTCAAGGGCTGTACAACATGTCAAGAGCACCGTAATATCCCTGCACCAGCTCCATTACACCCCTGGGAGTGGCCGGACAAACCGTGGAGCCGTCTCCATGTAGATTATGCCGGACCAtttatggaaaagaaaaaaaatttcaGCCCATTGATGCACATTCAAAATGGATGGACGTGTATCCAGTGAACTCTGCCACTTCAGCCACTACAATTGAATGTCTGCGTACCAGTTTCAGTAATCATGGACTGACTGAGTTGTTGGTGTCTGATAATGGCACTTGTTTCACCAGCACAGAGTTCAAAGACTTTCTGAGTAAAAATGGTATCCGTCATGTGACCTTTGCACCCTACCACGCTGCCAGTAACGGGTTAGCAGAGAGAGGGGTACAAAACATTCAAgagaatgatgaaaaaatgtccAGAGGGCACACTCACAGCTAAGGTAGCCAGAGTGTTATTTAGCTACAGAGTGACTCCTCACACCACTACAGAACTATCCCCAGCAGAGTTGCTTCTAGGAAGGAAGCTACGTTTCACACTCGATTCAATCCATCCAGACCTGAGCAGGAAAGTGaaggaaagacaagaaagacagataaaTGATCACAACAAAAGGGCGAAAGAACGCTGGTTCAAAACAGGAGACTCAGTGCTGACCCAGAACTTCAGTCTAGAAGTTGAACAACAACAGAAGAATGCAACACCAACCAACAAGCTGCTGCTATTCAGCTAAGTCAGGCCAACGAAAAAAACGAAGCATGGCTGGAAGCTGAGCAGGTGGTACTCAGTGGTGACAAGTTGGAGGAGCCAGCAGCTACGGAAGCTGTTGAGACAGAACGAAAAACTGTAACAAATACAACTCCAGTAAGGAGACAGTCAAGAAGAGAAACTAAGTTGCCCAGTTACCTTAAAGACTTTCAGTTGAAGAGAGAGACTGATTAACACTGTTGTGGGAAATTGGACAGAGTAAAACAGTTATAATGTTGCGGAGATATGTATAGAAAATGCTTAAGGGGGAAGGGATGTTGTAACTGTGTAATTGAAATACTATGTAGATGTCTGACAGTCCACTAGGTGGCGTTGGCTCGAGTTGTTACCTGTTGGGTAGTCCGACAGATAATAGAAGAAGAATAATTCATACTGAAGACTGTGGAGAAATGTGGTAAGTGAGAGATGTAGTTGTGTTCGTCAGGAATAAAATAAACCTCCATTGTTCAGTAAGAAGCCTCCCGTTGAGTTACtacagtgtgtaaatgtgtaatgtgtaaatataaacaccttccacaaatacaaaaaaaagatttgtatactcacaaaaatattttgcaaatataaaacgaatctgcaaatacacaaacaaattccacaaataaaaaaaaatatctgtgaatacattaaatgaatttacaaataaatgaaaagcatttgTGAATATCTTCCAACATTTACAACTTTCAAACAGACATTTGTGaactcagtttttatttgtggaTCTCAGTTCTACGCTTGTGGATttgctttttacacacacacacagagttttgaAACAAACTTTCCGACGGTCCAAACGAAAATCCACTCGTATCACTCGGCCATTTTCGGATAGCAAGTGATCGCCTACTGATGACGTCATTTCCGCATTTCAAAGTAAGAGCACGCAGTCTTTCTATGcgcgttttttgttttttaaacaatcagCGATAAGTATGAGTATGAAAGGCTCCAGGATGCTTGTGGGCCTGCTTCAGCTCTCTAAAGCGGTGGCTTGGCTGCTTCTTCAGTTAACAGTTATCAACACTACTAATAAGATGTGAAGTGCTTTGTGACTTTTACTCAtctgaaagaataaatgaaacataTAAAGGATGAGGTTGATAACTGCtaactgactgacagacagacccATATTTTAGCACTTCAGAAAGGAACCActacagaaaatgaaaacagtctGTAGTCTAAAGACAGATCTCCAGTCTGCCAGActacatgttttatgtaaccTGGCAGATGAACAGGGAgctccagctcggtggaaaaggggtaatGGAGGGAAGGAACTTTGTTCATTTGCATAAACTACCCATATTGTAATGATATAGTGCTGGTTGAAAATTGGCAAAATTCtcctttaaatgttaaagtttgtCTAGACCTGATCGataagtgccttgagatgacttttgttgtgaatataaatatttgtgttgttAGTTTTCTTTTGCTCAGTGTCCCAAACTATAATCAAGAATTTGGAATTTAGGGATTTTATTTTAACGGCCACTGTTATTCAGTAACTGAATCATTCATGAATagataaaatgtttattatgatCAATTTGGATCAAGATTTTGATGATATTAGTCATTTTCACACTACTATAAAAATCATTTTGTGCACAGGAACATTACTAAGTGTTGATCATGATCCAGCTAACTGTGAATAATGTTTATCTGAAGGCTTGCTGTTCTGGAAGCAGATCAACTTAAAGCCAGCTTTGAAGAACAGAACAATCACATCATGCTGACTCCATTTTTGtctgaagaataaataaaagcctGGAAACAAAGTGATATTTAGCACAGCTGATTTTCTGCCAGCAGTTAATAGTACTGAAGCTTAGAGCATATTTCACTTACCATAAAACTAAACACTGCCACATTATTCAACACTTCTGTGATGATGAGAATTGTGctcattaatacattaaatctccaactgaaaatgtttgcttttatttttttaaatgttctgtagCAAAAGACATCAGCAGGAACAGAATGAATTCACTGAAagcaacacacactgcagcagttCTCACCAATGATTCATTTCATTAGAAAAAATGCATATTATCAGAACAGCTGTTAGATGTTATAATCATATTGTACACAGGTGGATTTTGATGGCAGCGCAGTGTATTAGGGTGTACTGTACCAACAGCCAGGGGTGTCATGCATAGGCTGTTTAACACTGACACAATTCATTATGTACAACATACACTTTATTTGTGTCTCTTAACATTTTGGGACCATGTGTGCAATAAGTTTTCTCACTTAAacatatttccattttgtttcagtgtgttttgtacattcataaatcaaaaatgtatttaaaaaatctctGAGGAAGgtaattacataaaaatgtcaacactTTCATTTGCTGCTCCCTGGTCTTGTGTACACCAGCAGTACACTTCTACAGGTTTACACTTGAAGAACAATGACCATAACTTAGTTCCTTTAcgttcttaaaaaaataatccataCTGTCAGACTTTGAGCAGACAGCTGTAAACAGAGTTCAGTTTCAGCAGTAAATAGGTTCTGGTAGACTTGATGTGATACATTCCTGTTCTGTGGAGAACTCTGCTGGCTGCCAGTGACACTCTATCATAGCGTCATACAGTTCCTCACTGAGCTCCATGTATTTCCTGTTGGCTTCCACCACGTCCAGCTCGGGAGTGGGATCTGCAACACAGGACAGctggttaataataatatctgaGTCATTACAGGTTAAGATGCTGGTGCCTCTGTTTCATCTCTCTACTGTCTGAAAGAAGGtacaaaatactttaaaaaataagaaagtcAGTAGTGTTACATGTTGGCTTGCATGTTTTCGCCTATAAACTACCAGGCGTGTGTAGTCTATAGTAGTTCTagtttcaacattttttcacaGCATGAGCTTTGAGGTTGATTTCCTAAAttccagacacacacatttcaatgtGCGATGAAACGAGGTCACAAAGACAACACCTTTTTGAGATGCATCATAAGGAACATTTCACCACTTGTTTCCACTAAagttatattgtgtgtgtgtgataatgcAGGAGAAAACAAGGACTGTTAAAACTCTTGATTGAAATGCTCCACTAAAAGGCACTGCCCCCCCCAAAACCACTGCTTTGTTGAGctaagtggatttttttttttttaaatgaaccaTGTGAAAAGAAACATGTGAATTAGATCCTCTAATTATTGTCCAGCAGCTCACTTTCTAACTCTTGAGAATAATCTTAAGAGTTTCCAAACAGTCCTAACTTACCACTGCGTTATTATGCCACAATATGTATGGAATATGTCTGacaaggaaaaaaagcagctgcAACTTGGACATACGTCACTTTTTACTCTCCAAGTTGTTTTTATACTGACACTGCTGCAGAGTGAAAATCCCTCTAAAACATCCTCCTCAAAATATTCAGCAGTGAGGTGTTTCACATTTCTGATTTTCCTTTAAAGCAATAGGAGATGTAGTAGTATATCTAATGTTGTAATCACATTCTTAGATGTGCATTCTTTGCTAAATTGTCTTTGTTGTATTTAGTTCAGCGCTGACATTCGGAATGctttggtagctgagtggtgaCTGCACATGCCGCTGCCGTAGCAGcaacccccctctctctttctctctctgtcggCCTCTATGCCATGGTACTTTCAAAAGAAAcgaaaaaaaatgaagctttaaaacattttttttttaaattaaaaaaaacatccaaatcaAAACACCTTGACTCTAGTCAATTAATTACAAATAGAATCAACAGATAAGTCAGaagtgaaaataacagaaacatccCCCAATCCCCATACACACCTTCAACTCCATCTTCTGCCACAGCTTCAGTTTCCTAAAAAGAGAAGAACATGGTTGAATGATCCACGTCTGCTAATAATGATCAATGATGATCAATGATCAACTGTGGCTGCTTACCTGTGGCGGGGGATACTGTGAGTAATCATACTGCTGATAGTTGTAGCCATAGCCTCCAGTCTGGTCGTAGCCCCAGGAGGGGTAATAACCAGGATATCCCTGCTGCTGGTACTGGTTGTACTGGTCGTAGTTGGGTCTGTACCCAGAGTTCGACTGCCACGACTTCTgctctgactgctgctgctgtctgttcCTTAAACTCCAGAGGGggacacacactgttaaactctAGCAGCCATGAGGCTTCAGGCTGCAGGTAGACATGACTTCAAGAGGAACTCACTTGTTAGCAGCCAGGCTCAGTCTCAGAGGTTTACCACCCAGTCCCACAGCACCCTGACACTCCTCCAACGCCCGCTTCTGCAGCCGCTCATCTGGGAACTGAACAAAGCCACAgcccctgcacacacactcataaggGTGAGATCTAAGAACACACTTCACTTGGATAACTAACAGATTTTCTCCATATTGTGTGCTGACATGTTGAAACACTCACTTGGAGTTGCCCATGCTGTCCAGCACTACTTTTCCACCCCGACAGGAAGGGTAGCGGTTATAGAAGAACTCATAAAGCATCCCATCATCCACCTCTGGAGTTAGATCTCCCACAAACAGAGAATACATCTGCCTACAACAACAGAGGAGAAGACATGTGTTGTGTAAATAAAAGAGGGGAGCAGTGAATTTAGTTGGATACCCTGCCGCACCGCTCACTGAACTCACCCGCTGTCTTGTTTCCCAAAAGTGGCTCGGTTTAACTTGAATCTTGTGGGCTGCGACAAAGAGAGACATTTAAATCAACACCATTTCACAGGAGTCTTCAGATGAGAAGTTAAATGTATCTACTGTGAATAATAAGTGCTCTTCATA from Scomber scombrus chromosome 16, fScoSco1.1, whole genome shotgun sequence includes the following:
- the LOC133996077 gene encoding tRNA selenocysteine 1-associated protein 1-like isoform X1, with amino-acid sequence MSTLWMGNLEAYMDEKFITRSFSTMGEQVVNVRIIRNKMTGVSSPRGALGYCFVEMTDEATAERCLRKINGKALPGANPPTRFKLNRATFGKQDSGQMYSLFVGDLTPEVDDGMLYEFFYNRYPSCRGGKVVLDSMGNSKGCGFVQFPDERLQKRALEECQGAVGLGGKPLRLSLAANNLRNRQQQQSEQKSWQSNSGYRPNYDQYNQYQQQGYPGYYPSWGYDQTGGYGYNYQQYDYSQYPPPQETEAVAEDGVEDPTPELDVVEANRKYMELSEELYDAMIECHWQPAEFSTEQECITSSLPEPIYC
- the LOC133996077 gene encoding tRNA selenocysteine 1-associated protein 1-like isoform X2; its protein translation is MSTLWMGNLEAYMDEKFITRSFSTMGEQVVNVRIIRNKMTGGALGYCFVEMTDEATAERCLRKINGKALPGANPPTRFKLNRATFGKQDSGQMYSLFVGDLTPEVDDGMLYEFFYNRYPSCRGGKVVLDSMGNSKGCGFVQFPDERLQKRALEECQGAVGLGGKPLRLSLAANNLRNRQQQQSEQKSWQSNSGYRPNYDQYNQYQQQGYPGYYPSWGYDQTGGYGYNYQQYDYSQYPPPQETEAVAEDGVEDPTPELDVVEANRKYMELSEELYDAMIECHWQPAEFSTEQECITSSLPEPIYC